A region of the Acanthopagrus latus isolate v.2019 chromosome 18, fAcaLat1.1, whole genome shotgun sequence genome:
GAGAGACCGGGACCAGGCCCACATCTAAGATATGTTTTAATGAGCTGACCTTTTTggtaatccaaaagtaaaaGATATCTTCCATTCCTGTAAGATGTCActcagacattttgacttgacaAAGCAGGAGAAGCACATGTGAGCACTAACAAGCACAATATCCAAGCCCTGCAACCTGCTCACcaaaatggaatgcagccatcattaaaGTTTCACATTCCACCTGTGCCCTTCCTGCTTCACCTCGGTGCAACAACACGATTGGATGATTATTATGGAGTGTGCAGTGAATTTAACTATGTGCACTTGCTGCACTAAAAGAAGAATGCCTTTGCCTCTGCAGGATATCATAAGAAGGGAATCACGACGAGATCACAGCTGAGGCCGTATTccactctgacctctgaccttccaGCTTACAGCAGTACGCTGGAGGGCAGTGCTGAGACTGTTCCTCCCCTCAGTATGTAGGCCACTGCGACCTCTGTGTTGCATTGTTCTCCGCTTCTTCGTGTGTAGTTGAgaaacagtgatgtcattctgCAGTCCAACCCGGTTGTGGCTCTATGACAGCTTCTCCTTTCGACTTTGACTGGAATGCTTTGTCCTCTGTTCTGTGGAGGTGGCCTAGATCCGTCTGTGGGTTTCCTGCATGAACAGGAAGGTGGCATCAGGTCATTCTCTGGATACTGATGCACAATGAAGTCCATTATTTTAAACTAGTTGTTGGACTTTTTGTTCCTTTCCTCATTGACTCGTGTGATTGCTTGGCGACAGTTAAAGCTTCACAATCTGAGCATCATTCACTTTTTTAAGATATACACATGCTGCAGGATCATTTTCAGGATCTCGACATTTGTTTAATTAGCTGCTATTGGTCGAAGCGTAGCTGGTGACTGATACCCAGCTTCACATATTTGACTGACTCTCTTATATGGCTGCCGCAACAACAATTTTTAAAACGGTGACTTCAAGAATTCacttcagatgtttctgtgacaCATTCTTAACAATAAAACGTAATTGTCTGGATGATAACAAAAGGTTTTCCTGTTTCCCTGCGTATCACCTGCCACGTGGCTTTTAGCTCACATTGTGTTTCCAAAGTATTTAAGCAAAATGTTTATTATCTTTCTTGCCGAGCGACATGCCTCATCAGTGTTGCTGTCTGCTGATGCATCAAAACAGAACAGGATGGATTGGTAGTCGCAGGTTTTGCACGTGCAGCTGTTGTGTGAGAAATGTTGCCTTCGTAGTGAGTTCAGCATCAGTGAGTTAAGGCCATTCAACAGTTTACTAGTGTGCTACTGCTGTATATTACAAAGACAACTGACCTTGAATAgtcagtttttctatttttagacTACTACACATCTGAATCTTTGGTTAGAATAATTTGTGGCATTGTGTTCCACTGTGGTGATTAACTTCAGTATAACCtctaaacagcagcagagaagcaACATGACTGAATTGGAACGTGGCTCCCTGGGCCAGTTTTATACAACTCATCCTCCCAGGAGCTGTTGGTCCCACAGCTCCCAGAATGCCTCATTCCTGGTCCCGAGAGCAAAcctgatgtttttaattaactgatttatttatttattccgAAAGTGTTGCTGTGCACGCTGCTTTTCTCCAAGTCACACATGCCCGTACCTCTAGCTCACCTGCAACTTTACCTgagtttatttttagtttttcccAACTTTTTTGGCTCTGAAATATTATTCTGCTCCCTGTCCAACAgaacaaactgtctgttttttggggAGAAAAAGCTGCTCTAGTTTTAGGCAGCATGCCCCAATCTTCTGTTGATGCTGCCCAGCCAGTCTGTCTAGTCAGACCACCTGTGCTTTGTAATTTTGCTGAGGACTGGGAAATGCTTTGCTTTAGATTTGTTATGGCCAGGTGGTGCTGCAGCACTAGTGCTCCGCTTCATATGGCACAGCAGTGACCTCTGACAAGTCAATTAAGACGAAACAGGCGTCGGAGGATGGTGGGAGCTGGAATTTAATGGAAGCAATAACTGTAGACTGAAAGCTAAGCAGTGAGGGACAGTTGGAGCTGGACTCAAATCATTAACTCATTACTTCAGGCATTTCCTGTGGAGCTGGtgcagcttttgtttgtgcTCTGTAAACAGTATGTTGTACTGATCATAGATAGGATGCTGGAAGAGGAttagtgagagagacagacctAGAAAACACTCGCCTGCCTTTAACCAGAGTTCATTAAAGAAACGTTTCCCTTTGAAAACATCGCAGTTCAAATAACATTAACCTGCGTAAGTAAATGCAACTAAACGTCAATCATCATGATGTTAAtctctttgtttatttgtgtttacagGAAGAAGTCCTTTCTCTTCGCTGCCCTCTACGCTGCCTTCATCCTCGGTGGCCGCCATGTCatgaaacagagggagaagttTGAGCTGAGGAAACCTCTGGTGCTGTGGTCGCTCACGCTCGCTGTATTCAGGTGAGAAGGCTTTACGTTGTTAATCTCAAACATGAAATGAGCACTAGTTGTTTAATATGAAGAGCCAAAACTTTAACAGCTAGTGGCCTATTTGAATTACATTGTAATCAATAAATCTACTTTGGTTCTTCTACCTTTTCTCTGGCTCAGAGGACAGACGGCTGATAGAATATCTGTATCTCATAGTTTTGGTGTCGTGTCACATcagacactgcagcagaggcaaGAGAATAATTATTATGGAGCCACATAACATCTTTACACATTAAGTATGAACAGTAGTGTGTAACGTTAAATTAATTCCCTGATGGGtgattgaaatgaataaaaactaGATAATCGCACCATCTTTAATGATTCCTTGTGATGTCCTGTGTTCTTTTCCTTGTAGTATATTCGGTGCCATCCGTACTGGGAGTTACATGACGTACATCCTGATGACAAAAGGGCTCAAACAGTCAGTTTGTGACCAGAGTTTTTACAACGGGCCTGTCAGCAAGTTCTGGGCGTACGCCTTTGTACTTAGTAAAGCACCAGAACTGGGTAAGTCCAGACCTTTTTATGGCATTACATGTCATATTGTCCGTGTACTGGGTTTTATATATTGTTTCCCTTGAAGCATCCTGCTGAAGTTATGTTTCATTCTGAATTAGCTGTAATAATATTGTGCTCTTCACTCGTGTTGCTTTCAGACAGATGTGACTTGATATGCCAAACAGAAAAGCGTGTTAGTGAACTGCAATTAAAATAATTCAGTCATCTATTCATAataactgttgtgttgttgtgtacaACAGTGTtagactaaacacacacacacacacgttaggGAAATGCAGTTACAAACAGGCCGGTGGTATGCTGATGTACCACGGTGTAACCTCAGGAGCAGCATGCTCCAGCTGGTTCACCACATGGACAGATGTCAGCAGTGGTTATGCAGGATCGTAAGGGGTGGCGTCATTTCACACTTGTTCAAAACGATGTGTTTTGGTTACTGTACATcaatttgggggaaaaaaaatacctgctGATATAGTACGTTTGTATGAGTTTGTTtgaaacacacagtttaaacCCAAATATAATCTCTTGGTAAATGTTGTTAGCAATACTTTTTACCATTTCTCCATTCATTGGTCGATGTTGGATTTTGAGTCAGTTTGCTTCCATAACATGTCTTCTTTCAGACGTGAATCCACATGTaggtgttttctgtgtctgttctgGTTTATTTTTAACCCATTTTCCAGTGTGAACACTATAATGTGCAATGCAGCTTGTGTAAATCCAGCTGCCACTtgtgttttgatcatttattgGGCAGCCAGTTAAGTTGTGTTTCAGACATCTCAGCACTGCTCTGTGTGCCAGCAGCTTTCAGGTTTTACACAGATCGTTGGGCCAATATTTTGCAGCAACTTGAATAACAGCCAGAGATTTTAAATGAGCCCAGGGTAATGAGATTCccctttctttctgttcttttccatTCATCCACCGTTCTCTTTATTCTCCTCCCCATGCTCTCCACTAACTCCCCTGCATCTTTTGAACAATCCAACTTCCTCTGTCACATCTGCAGGTGACACTCTCTTCATCGTCCTGAGGAAACAGAAGCTCATCTTCCTCCACTGGTACCACCACATCACCGTGCTGCTCTACTCCTGGTACTCCTACAAAGACATGGTGGCCGGCGGCGGATGGTTCATGACCATGAACTACTTGGTCCACGCCGTCATGTACTCTTACTACGCCTTGCGGGCGGCCGGCTTTAAGCTGTCGCGCAAGTTCGCCATGTTCATCACGATCACCCAGATCACCCAGATGCTGATGGGCTGTGTGGTCAATTACTTGGTGTACTCGTGGATGCAGCAGGGCCAGGAGTGTCCATCCCACATGCAGAACATTGTGTGGTCCTCCCTCATGTACCTCAGCTACTTTGTGCTCTTTGTCCAGTTCTTCATCGAGGCCTACTTTAGCAAGTCCCAAGCATCGGCTACGGCTGTCACCAAGAAGAGAGAGTAAACACATGCCATAAGTGTGGGAAGAAGGGAGATAATGAAGAAAAAGGGAGGTGGAAATGGAGAGCAGGGACCAGTGACTTGAAGAGGGTCTGTTAGGGTTGGGTGATGGAGAGGTGGAGTGGTTGCCAGGGGAGTGGGTGTGGGATGGGACACGGGTGGGAGGGTCAAGAGGATGACTGGTGTTTGTGCTTGAGCATTTCTATTAATGTGCAGATCTAAAACGCCTCAGTGGAGGTGACGTATCCGTTGAGGGATGCTGAGGAAGCAGCGCCGCCATGATCAGAAGCCATCACAAGTCGTCCGCCTGAAGTTTTAAAGCCCCTTTTTGAATTCACCATgagtaatttttaaaaatttagaaaataacaaaaaggacaaaaatcaCCAGATTAAAACCAGTGCATCTGCCACAAGCATATGTTTacctgatattaaaaaaaagaatattaatCTGTACATATGAAGATGGATGGAGTCAGCGTTAACTTGAGCCATCTGAGTATGTTTTTGTCCGTCTGTCGTTggtgtttgttgttctgttttaaactgtcaaagaaaaagtttgagaCACTGGTGAGTGTTTGAAGCTGCTGAGTGTTGGTGGGTGATGTGAACTGATGGGGTGAACGGCACTGTATCTTCTGTGTCTTACATTGCAAAATGCGATATTTTCTCAGGTCTTAGGTTATCTCTTTCTTACTATAATATGCATATCAAGACAAAGTAGACATGTTTAACATCAGCACCGGTTTACAGTATGGCTAAAATTCATCCAGTATGGCCGCATAGTTGAAAAGTGTACGAATGAAGCTGATTGGACTGTCTGACTCAGATGATCACACTGCTCCtgggcatgatgggaaacagaTGCTCACAGTGCCCTGCTTCACCACTTGTCATGACCTTGCAGAAGTTGCCGATGACACTTGGAAAATGACTTGCTATTGATTTCCAAACACTTCTCTATGTTGAAGGGTCCCTACCAGTGAGGAAAACTTGTGTGTTGGACAATGAAGGCTTAAATGGAGGACAAACATTTATGTTtagcaaaagagagaaaaaaaaatcaaacatgcaaATTGTTAAAATCTGCTGTATTGACTTTAAAAATAGTATGTATCCTTAATGGTGTCTGTTGTGCTATTGTGCATTCGCACTGTATCAATGTCAAAACAAGTGTTGCTGAAAATCTTAACGTACgaacaaagagtgaaaaaacGTGACGTGTgcctgctgtgtttattttctgcctcAGCTTCAACATCTTTGCATTGCAATtaattcatctgttttttttttggtgacgCACCGGCAAAGTCATTTTACAGGCTGTGTGACAGATTTACAAGCAGCAGTATATTTAGAAAAGCTAC
Encoded here:
- the elovl6 gene encoding elongation of very long chain fatty acids protein 6, whose product is MSVLALQEYEFERQFNEDEAIRWMQENWKKSFLFAALYAAFILGGRHVMKQREKFELRKPLVLWSLTLAVFSIFGAIRTGSYMTYILMTKGLKQSVCDQSFYNGPVSKFWAYAFVLSKAPELGDTLFIVLRKQKLIFLHWYHHITVLLYSWYSYKDMVAGGGWFMTMNYLVHAVMYSYYALRAAGFKLSRKFAMFITITQITQMLMGCVVNYLVYSWMQQGQECPSHMQNIVWSSLMYLSYFVLFVQFFIEAYFSKSQASATAVTKKRE